In the Bacteroidales bacterium genome, one interval contains:
- a CDS encoding helix-turn-helix domain-containing protein, with amino-acid sequence MLIRKFRNYKKGTKEYKQRQELTKFVLGYEKEHYPYGEDNFDEWFEKKQDEKYYNERQNIIKEAEIILEQKKQFRKDRINEIKKVLKKKKLKQQYLTELFGVKKSYVSLLMNGKKSFSPAYISILHYKLGVPFEKLIPKPDLLQKIESEEDIFL; translated from the coding sequence ATGCTTATTCGTAAATTCCGTAATTATAAAAAAGGAACAAAAGAGTACAAACAAAGACAAGAGCTTACAAAATTTGTTCTTGGATATGAAAAAGAACATTACCCCTACGGAGAAGATAATTTTGATGAATGGTTTGAAAAAAAACAAGATGAAAAATATTATAATGAACGACAGAACATTATAAAAGAAGCAGAAATAATATTAGAGCAAAAAAAGCAATTCCGAAAAGACAGAATAAATGAAATAAAAAAAGTCTTAAAAAAGAAGAAATTAAAACAACAATATCTCACAGAACTGTTCGGTGTAAAAAAGAGTTATGTATCTTTGTTAATGAACGGTAAAAAAAGCTTTTCACCTGCATACATAAGCATATTGCATTACAAACTCGGAGTTCCTTTTGAAAAACTTATTCCGAAACCGGACTTATTACAAAAAATTGAATCGGAAGAAGATATTTTTCTTTAA
- a CDS encoding lysophospholipase, with amino-acid sequence MQKSQQSYITKDNKEIVYYKHIPETDAKAIVIITHGMAEHAQRYDEFAGFLNKNAYIVYAHDQRGHGKTAGSVEKLGFFAEKDGWQKVTDDLAELVEISKKEHQNIPIFLLGHSMGSFIVRTFILQHSDKVNGAILSGTAGSAGLLGFAGSVLTGIIILFKKKSSPSSLMDKLSFGDFNKAFKPNRTDFDWLSRDNESVDKYVADPYCGTIFSVGFFNNLINGLELINKLKIAEKVRNDLPMYLFAGDKDPVSKNGKQVSDVYNMYKKAGITDIEMKLYPDARHETLNETNKEEVFSDVLTWLNSKTV; translated from the coding sequence ATGCAAAAATCACAACAATCATATATCACAAAAGACAACAAAGAAATCGTTTATTACAAACACATACCTGAAACAGATGCAAAAGCAATTGTAATTATTACTCACGGAATGGCAGAACATGCTCAAAGATATGATGAATTTGCCGGATTTTTAAACAAGAATGCTTATATTGTCTATGCCCACGATCAAAGAGGACACGGAAAAACTGCCGGAAGTGTTGAAAAACTCGGGTTTTTTGCAGAAAAAGACGGTTGGCAAAAAGTTACGGATGATCTTGCAGAACTTGTTGAAATATCAAAAAAAGAACATCAGAACATACCGATTTTTTTATTAGGCCACAGCATGGGTTCTTTTATTGTAAGAACATTCATTTTACAACATTCCGATAAAGTCAACGGAGCAATTCTTTCGGGAACAGCCGGAAGTGCCGGTTTGCTTGGTTTTGCAGGAAGTGTGCTGACAGGTATAATTATACTCTTTAAGAAGAAAAGCAGCCCGAGTTCTTTAATGGATAAGTTATCATTCGGGGATTTTAATAAAGCATTTAAACCAAACAGAACCGATTTTGATTGGTTAAGCAGGGATAATGAAAGTGTTGACAAATATGTTGCAGATCCGTATTGCGGAACAATATTTTCTGTCGGATTCTTTAATAATCTGATAAACGGATTAGAACTGATTAATAAACTTAAAATTGCTGAGAAAGTCAGAAATGATCTTCCGATGTATTTATTTGCCGGAGATAAAGATCCTGTAAGTAAAAACGGAAAACAAGTAAGTGATGTTTACAATATGTATAAAAAAGCCGGAATTACAGATATCGAAATGAAATTATATCCGGATGCCAGACACGAAACCCTTAATGAGACGAATAAAGAAGAAGTTTTTTCTGATGTTTTGACTTGGTTAAATTCAAAAACTGTTTAA